From one Cucurbita pepo subsp. pepo cultivar mu-cu-16 chromosome LG17, ASM280686v2, whole genome shotgun sequence genomic stretch:
- the LOC111779199 gene encoding histone H3.2, with protein MARTKQTARKSTGGKAPRKQLATKAARKSAPATGGVKKPHRFRPGTVALREIRKYQKSTELLIRKLPFQRLVREIAQDFKTDLRFQSSAVAALQEAAEAYLVGLFEDTNLCAIHAKRVTIMPKDIQLARRIRGERA; from the coding sequence ATGGCTCGTACTAAGCAAACTGCTCGTAAATCCACCGGCGGTAAGGCTCCGAGGAAGCAGCTAGCGACGAAAGCCGCTCGGAAATCAGCTCCTGCAACGGGAGGAGTGAAGAAGCCGCATAGATTTAGGCCGGGAACGGTGGCGCTGAGGGAAATTAGAAAGTACCAGAAGAGCACCGAGCTTCTAATCCGTAAGCTTCCGTTCCAGCGGCTCGTTAGAGAGATCGCTCAGGACTTCAAGACTGATCTCCGGTTCCAAAGCAGCGCCGTAGCGGCATTGCAGGAGGCGGCAGAAGCCTATCTCGTCGGATTGTTCGAGGATACTAACCTCTGTGCAATTCATGCTAAGAGAGTTACGATTATGCCTAAGGATATTCAATTGGCGAGGAGAATTAGAGGCGAGAGAGCTTAG
- the LOC111778599 gene encoding plant UBX domain-containing protein 11, with amino-acid sequence MEQSISSLAFKGSVPEAIIESKNQKKLFVVYISGDDAESSSLESSTWTSSRVAEAVSKYCVLLHIPAGSSDAAQFSSIYPQKSVPCITAVGYNGIQLWQNEGFVGAEVLASSLEKAWLGLHIQETTASVLTAALASKKSEASTSRPSDSGSSSLAAVSHADHHIDSSETNLGVNSCVAEEEKGTENSSKKRKEPEKRVKEEDIKSDVKESTVHHSVSVGNNNESPDPSENNKGSLADPGGQKNCSSENTSTIVHDSPIIPNHIESCQSGASRPIPPETKEVAQQEKNKIVDENNAIENGSAPKNYTSSDIHLNIRLLNGVNVQEKFSKTSTLRMVKDYVDNSQESTFGSYDLAVPYPRKVFTDQDLEKSLSYLGLSNRQSLIMVRHLGVTRDFRGASSSADQRNSAANGGSSDENGDGYFAFVRRILSYVNPFSYLGGTRHETQGDVRQYSSEFSEVERRHVRQPNQGTATTSGNNTRGKQPLSTARFGANIHSIHTLKKDEDDERFKGRNSFWNGNSTEYGGDDGDSK; translated from the exons ATGGAGCAGTCTATATCATCACTGGCATTCAAGGGATCCGTGCCTGAAGCAATTATCGAatccaaaaatcaaaaaaaactatttgtGGTTTATATTTCCG gtgATGATGCTGAATCAAGCAGTTTGGAAAGTTCAACTTGGACAAGTTCAAGG GTGGCTGAAGCAGTGTCAAAATACTGCGTTTTATTGCATATTCCTGCTGGAAGCTCTGATGCTGCTCAGTTTTCATCGATAT ACCCGCAGAAATCTGTACCATGTATAACAGCTGTTGGATACAATGGTATACAACTTTGGCAAAATG AGGGCTTTGTTGGTGCTGAGGTTTTGGCTTCCAGTTTAGAGAAGGCATGGTTGGGTCTTCATATCCAG GAAACAACCGCATCTGTTTTGACGGCAGCCCTTGCTTCAAAGAAGTCTGAGGCATCTACTTCGAGGCCTTCTGATTCAGGGAGTTCCTCTTTGGCAGCTGTTTCTCATGCAGATCATCATATTGATTCCTCAGAGACTAATCTGGGTGTCAATAGTTGTGTAGCAGAGGAAGAGAAAGGGACTGAAAATTCCtctaaaaaaaggaaggagcCTGAAAAACGAGTCAAG gAGGAAGACATCAAATCAGATGTTAAGGAGTCCACTGTACATCATTCTGTGAGTGTTGGGAATAATAATGAATCCCCTGATCCCTCTGAGAATAATAAAGGCTCATTGGCTGATCCTGGAGGCCAGAAAAACTGTTCTTCTGAAAATACTTCCACAATTGTGCACGACTCTCCTATCATTCCAAACCATATTGAGTCATGTCAATCAGGAGCTTCAAGACCAATTCCTCCAGAAACCAAGGAAGTGGCCcaacaagaaaagaacaaaattgtgGATGAGAATAATGCTATTGAAAATGGCAGTGCCCCCAAGAACTACACTTCAAGTGATATTCATTTAAACATTCGGCTGCTGAATGGTGTTAACGTCCAGGAGAAGTTCTCCAAGACAAGCACCTTGAGAATGGTCAAAGACTACGTGGATAACAGCCAGGAAAGTACCTTTGGATCTTATGATTTAGCTGTTCCATATCCACGCAAGGTTTTCACAGATCAAG ATTTGGAGAAATCATTGTCTTACTTGGGCCTTTCTAATAGACAATCATTGATAATGGTTCGACATCTGGGAGTTACTCGTGATTTCAGGGGAGCATCCTCCTCTGCTGATCAAAGAAATTCTGCAGCCAATGGTGGATCTTCAGATGAAAACGGTGATGGATACTTTGCATTCGTTAGAAGGATTTTATCTTATGTGAATCCATTCTCCTATCTTGGGGGCACCAGACATGAAACTCAAGGAGATGTGCGACAGTATA GTAGTGAATTTTCAGAAGTAGAGAGGCGCCATGTCCGCCAACCAAACCAAGGAACTGCAACAACGAGCGGAAACAATACCCGTGGGAAGCAACCATTGTCAACAGCTAGATTTGGAGCAAATATTCATAGCATTCATACGTTGAAGAAGGATGAAGACGACGAACGGTTCAAAGGTAGGAATTCCTTTTGGAATGGTAATTCTACTGAGTATGGTGGTGATGATGGTGATAGCAAATGA
- the LOC111778055 gene encoding solute carrier family 35 member F2-like isoform X3 — MSSFKDFCSKKTVIGLGLGQFLSLLTTFTGSASSELAKRGINAPTSQSFINYVLLAIVYGSIVLYRKKALKAKWYFYVPLGLVDVEANYLGGTSPLKGDALVIAAATLYAVTNVSVEFLVKNADRVELMAMLGTFGAIVSAIQISIIERNELKSIRWTAGAAIPFAGFSVAMFMFYSLVPVLLQVSGSTMLNLSLLTSDMWSIVIRVIAYNEMVDWIYYLAFAVVVIGLIIYSVGEKEEDQRRADITDEESEHDKHAYKKCPSRN; from the exons atGAGCAGTTTCAAGGATTTTTGTTCGAAAAAGACCGTAATCGGTCTTGGATTGGGACAATTTTTGTCTCTTCTTACCACTTTCACTGGCTCTGCATCCTCTGAACTCGCGAAAAGAG GAATTAATGCACCGACTTCACAGTCCTTTATAAACTATGTCCTCTTGGCCATTGTCTATGGAAGTATAGTGCTCTACCGTAAGAAAGCACTCAAG GCCAAATGGTACTTCTACGTACCACTAGGATTGGTAGATGTAGAAGCCAACTACCTTG GAGGAACCAGCCCACTTAAAGGGGATGCTCTTGTTATAGCTGCTGCTACCCTTTATGCAGTTACTAATGTCAGCGTG GAATTTCTGGTGAAGAATGCTGATAGAGTTGAGCTAATGGCGATGTTGGGCACCTTCGGTGCCATCGTCAGTGCAATTCAAAT AAGCATAATTGAGCGCAATGAATTAAAATCCATTCGATGGACAGCCGGAGCA GCAATTCCTTTTGCTGGGTTTTCTGTGGCTATGTTCATGTTTTACTCGCTTGTCCCTGTACTGCTTCAG GTTAGCGGATCCACAATGTTGAACCTCTCTTTACTGACCTCGGACATGTGGTCGATCGTAATTCGTGTCATCGCATATAACGAGATG GTTGATTGGATTTACTACTTGGCCTTTGCTGTTGTTGTCATTggacttattatttattcagt GggtgaaaaagaagaagatcaacGTCGAGCTGACATCACCGACGAAGAATCCGAGCACGACAAACATGCATACAAGAAATGTCCTTCGAGAAACTAG
- the LOC111778055 gene encoding solute carrier family 35 member F1-like isoform X2 yields the protein MGAPDLLDILHMKMSEQLVFSYAAKWYFYVPLGLVDVEANYLVVKAYQYTSLTSVMLLDCWTIPCVMLLTWLFLKTKYRFRKIAGVVVCVAGLVMVIFSDVHAGDRAGGTSPLKGDALVIAAATLYAVTNVSVEFLVKNADRVELMAMLGTFGAIVSAIQISIIERNELKSIRWTAGAAIPFAGFSVAMFMFYSLVPVLLQVSGSTMLNLSLLTSDMWSIVIRVIAYNEMVDWIYYLAFAVVVIGLIIYSVGEKEEDQRRADITDEESEHDKHAYKKCPSRN from the exons ATGGGAGCCCCTGATCTATTAGACATTCTCCACATGAAGATGTCAGAACAACTCGTGTTTAGTTATGCG GCCAAATGGTACTTCTACGTACCACTAGGATTGGTAGATGTAGAAGCCAACTACCTTG TTGTGAAGGCCTATCAGTACACATCTCTCACAAGTGTCATGCTGCTGGATTGTTGGACAATCCCTTGTGTTATGCTGCTAACCTGGCTTTTcctgaaaacaaaatacagaTTCAGGAAGATAGCTGGTGTTGTTGTTTGTGTTGCTGGTCTTGTCATGGTCATTTTTTCTGATGTTCACGCTGGTGACCGAGCTG GAGGAACCAGCCCACTTAAAGGGGATGCTCTTGTTATAGCTGCTGCTACCCTTTATGCAGTTACTAATGTCAGCGTG GAATTTCTGGTGAAGAATGCTGATAGAGTTGAGCTAATGGCGATGTTGGGCACCTTCGGTGCCATCGTCAGTGCAATTCAAAT AAGCATAATTGAGCGCAATGAATTAAAATCCATTCGATGGACAGCCGGAGCA GCAATTCCTTTTGCTGGGTTTTCTGTGGCTATGTTCATGTTTTACTCGCTTGTCCCTGTACTGCTTCAG GTTAGCGGATCCACAATGTTGAACCTCTCTTTACTGACCTCGGACATGTGGTCGATCGTAATTCGTGTCATCGCATATAACGAGATG GTTGATTGGATTTACTACTTGGCCTTTGCTGTTGTTGTCATTggacttattatttattcagt GggtgaaaaagaagaagatcaacGTCGAGCTGACATCACCGACGAAGAATCCGAGCACGACAAACATGCATACAAGAAATGTCCTTCGAGAAACTAG
- the LOC111778055 gene encoding solute carrier family 35 member F1-like isoform X1 — MSSFKDFCSKKTVIGLGLGQFLSLLTTFTGSASSELAKRGINAPTSQSFINYVLLAIVYGSIVLYRKKALKAKWYFYVPLGLVDVEANYLVVKAYQYTSLTSVMLLDCWTIPCVMLLTWLFLKTKYRFRKIAGVVVCVAGLVMVIFSDVHAGDRAGGTSPLKGDALVIAAATLYAVTNVSVEFLVKNADRVELMAMLGTFGAIVSAIQISIIERNELKSIRWTAGAAIPFAGFSVAMFMFYSLVPVLLQVSGSTMLNLSLLTSDMWSIVIRVIAYNEMVDWIYYLAFAVVVIGLIIYSVGEKEEDQRRADITDEESEHDKHAYKKCPSRN, encoded by the exons atGAGCAGTTTCAAGGATTTTTGTTCGAAAAAGACCGTAATCGGTCTTGGATTGGGACAATTTTTGTCTCTTCTTACCACTTTCACTGGCTCTGCATCCTCTGAACTCGCGAAAAGAG GAATTAATGCACCGACTTCACAGTCCTTTATAAACTATGTCCTCTTGGCCATTGTCTATGGAAGTATAGTGCTCTACCGTAAGAAAGCACTCAAG GCCAAATGGTACTTCTACGTACCACTAGGATTGGTAGATGTAGAAGCCAACTACCTTG TTGTGAAGGCCTATCAGTACACATCTCTCACAAGTGTCATGCTGCTGGATTGTTGGACAATCCCTTGTGTTATGCTGCTAACCTGGCTTTTcctgaaaacaaaatacagaTTCAGGAAGATAGCTGGTGTTGTTGTTTGTGTTGCTGGTCTTGTCATGGTCATTTTTTCTGATGTTCACGCTGGTGACCGAGCTG GAGGAACCAGCCCACTTAAAGGGGATGCTCTTGTTATAGCTGCTGCTACCCTTTATGCAGTTACTAATGTCAGCGTG GAATTTCTGGTGAAGAATGCTGATAGAGTTGAGCTAATGGCGATGTTGGGCACCTTCGGTGCCATCGTCAGTGCAATTCAAAT AAGCATAATTGAGCGCAATGAATTAAAATCCATTCGATGGACAGCCGGAGCA GCAATTCCTTTTGCTGGGTTTTCTGTGGCTATGTTCATGTTTTACTCGCTTGTCCCTGTACTGCTTCAG GTTAGCGGATCCACAATGTTGAACCTCTCTTTACTGACCTCGGACATGTGGTCGATCGTAATTCGTGTCATCGCATATAACGAGATG GTTGATTGGATTTACTACTTGGCCTTTGCTGTTGTTGTCATTggacttattatttattcagt GggtgaaaaagaagaagatcaacGTCGAGCTGACATCACCGACGAAGAATCCGAGCACGACAAACATGCATACAAGAAATGTCCTTCGAGAAACTAG